The following are encoded together in the Ranitomeya imitator isolate aRanImi1 chromosome 4, aRanImi1.pri, whole genome shotgun sequence genome:
- the GCC1 gene encoding GRIP and coiled-coil domain-containing protein 1: protein MEKLGMNFGGGPNKKELQELVETQRKQLLQYQARLKDVVRAYKSLSKEKEALEASLHVLSTSQEPATLSSEVEEPHDDQHSTHSEDSVDTAGSLPSARGGETSEDERLEPAQHHGGVEEASGSESGVSTASGDGGPSTVADTDRRTVQLKNQLATLTSALATVTQEKSRMEASYQADKRKARQEMEEMAQRMEEEHDHLRVEIQGLQAQIAENRAKLISHQNDRAQEQADHAAMLKELQRLVQGERDQRQEVELRLEEARQELAGRSELVVRAEVAEEQSKRLRREIEELKKDLSEARRQRKEPDPMVQELQGELCAVKRELEALLQEERHKRLEEDQHNQQRFLQEEERIRSLESQVSELSELLGAAETSKQRDHVAIRKLRERLLQLETENKTIAMATSVHPPPEAFVMKSSVGEDVDESAEQRGSALFYQQELQQVKEEFERYKARAQGVLRTKGAREGELEAGKQRLAELKEKYVNLRCSSEEAENKHKAEMETARKELMLLAQAHRQELDQVRKESRENMARMEEELRQHRERVLAVLNEKEQELERLRETKIPTICPPFPDPLENGIELPPNNSSAFLVYVDQLSRKEAEIGNLRRRKHELEAELQSMQERLAENHEESQTLREQVDKAMRDRSREGANMEYLKNVLLGFLTLPDPLGRQRTLSALLTVLHFSPEERNAALRAQDGSRWWAATKR from the exons ATGGAGAAGCTGGGTATGAATTTCGGAGGTGGCCCCAATAAGAAAGAACTACAAGAATTGGTGGAAACTCAGAGGAAGCAGCTGCTTCAGTATCAGGCTCGGCTAAAAGATGTTGTGCGAGCATACAAGAGTCTCTCAAAAGAAAAAGAGGCTCTGGAGGCCAGCCTTCATGTCTTGTCCACTTCTCAGGAGCCTGCAACACTTTCCTCGGAGGTCGAGGAGCCACATGACGACCAGCACTCCACACACAGCGAGGATAGTGTGGACACCGCAGGCAGCCTGCCCAGTGCTAGAGGCGGAGAGACCAGTGAAGATGAAAGACTGGAACCTGCTCAGCACCATGGTGGTGTGGAAGAGGCGAGCGGCTCAGAAAGTGGGGTCAGCACAGCCAGCGGAGATGGTGGTCCCTCTACTGTGGCAGATACAGACAGAAGGACGGTGCAGCTTAAAAACCAGCTCGCCACTCTAACTAG TGCTTTGGCCACAGTAACACAAGAGAAGTCTCGCATGGAAGCCTCCTACCAAGCAGACAAGAGAAAGGCAAGACAGGAGATGGAGGAAATGGCACAGAGAATGGAGGAAGAACACGACCACTTACGAGTGGAGATTCAGGGACTACAAGCTCAGATAGCAGAGAACAGGGCGAAACTGATCAGTCACCAAAATGACCGCGCACAAGAGCAGGCAGATCACGCAGCCATGTTGAAGGAATTACAGCGTCTAGTGCAAGGAGAGCGTGACCAGAGGCAAGAGGTAGAGCTGCGGCTGGAGGAAGCGAGGCAAGAATTGGCGGGAAGATCTGAACTGGTTGTTAGAGCTGAGGTAGCAGAGGAACAAAGCAAAAGGCTGCGCAGGGAAATTGAAGAATTAAAAAAGGACCTTTCTGAGGCAAGGAGGCAGAGAAAAGAGCCTGACCCTATGGTTCAGGAGCTGCAGGGAGAGCTTTGTGCAGTGAAGAGAGAGCTGGAAGCCCTGCTACAAGAGGAAAGACATAAG aggctggaggaggatcAGCATAATCAGCAGAGGTTCCTTCAAGAAGAGGAAAGGATACGCTCTCTTGAGTCCCAAGTATCTGAGCTATCTGAGCTCTTGGGAGCAGCTGAGACATCGAAACAGAGGGACCATGTTGCTATTCGTAAACTGCGAGAGCGCCTTTTACAACTAGAAACAGAGAACAAAACCATTGCAATGGCCACCTCAGTTCATCCTCCACCTGAAGCATTTGTTATGAAATCATCAGTGGGTGAGGACGTGGATGAGAGTGCAGAGCAGCGTGGATCTGCTCTGTTTTACCAGCAGGAGCTTCAGCAGGTAAAAGAAGAGTTTGAGCGATACAAAGCTCGAGCTCAGGGAGTGCTGAGAACCAAAGGGGCACGCGAAGGAGAGCTGGAAGCTGGCAAGCAGAGGTTGGCAGAATTGAAAGAAAAGTACGTCAACCTTAGATGTTCTTCTGAGGAAGCAGAGAATAAACACAAGGCGGAAATGGAGACTGCACGCAAGGAACTTATGCTATTAGCTCAGGCTCACAGGCAAGAGCTTGACCAAGTGCGCAAAGAAAGTCGTGAGAATATGGCACGAATGGAGGAAGAGTTAAGGCAACACAGAGAACGTGTCTTGGCTGTGCTTAATGAAAAGGAGCAAGAACTAGAAAGGTTGAGAGAAACTAAGATACCCACCATATGCCCACCTTTTCCAGACCCCCTAGAGAATGGGATAGAACTTCCTCCGAACAACTCCTCAGCTTTTCTTGTATATGTAGATCAGCTGTCTCGAAAAGAAGCAGAGATTGGGAACCTGCGGCGCAGGAAACATGAACTAGAGGCAGAACTACAAAGCATGCAGGAACGGTTAGCAGAGAACCATGAGGAGTCTCAGACTTTACGCGAGCAGGTCGATAAGGCTATGCGCGACCGAAGCAGGGAAGGAGCAAATATGGAATATCTGAAAAACGTCTTGCTAGGGTTCTTGACTCTTCCAGATCCCCTGGGTAGACAACGTACATTGAGCGCACTTCTGACAGTCCTGCATTTCTCCCCAGAAGAAAGAAATGCAGCCCttagggcacaggatgggagtagGTGGTGGGCAGCGACTAAAAGGTGA